The window GTAATTATAGATTATAATGGAAAGTGTGGAGGAATTTTATGAAAAAATTTTTATTATTTCTATCAGTACTAGCAATTGTTGGATGTACTTCAGCAAATCAAAATATGACTTCAGAAGACGCACAAAAAGCTAGATTGATAAAATTAGCTGAAGAAAAAGAAATGGCAGAACAAAAAGCTCAAGAAGAAAAAATTGCAGCTGAGCAAGCAGCAGCAGAACAAAATGCAGTTGTTGAAGAAAATGTAAAAGAGGCAAAAGAAGAGGCTGTAG of the Fusobacterium sp. DD2 genome contains:
- a CDS encoding FAD-I family protein — its product is MKKFLLFLSVLAIVGCTSANQNMTSEDAQKARLIKLAEEKEMAEQKAQEEKIAAEQAAAEQNAVVEENVKEAKEEAVAEEPENKDFVTVRYNNKTRGQIMQAEMARITDEMKALEQKVNNYLDYGNKLREYKEKLDNLEKLNNASIN